A region of the Muricauda sp. MAR_2010_75 genome:
GAAAGGCACGTTACTTTGACCAACGCTATATTCCTGCATTGGAATCCTTCAATTATATCCTTAGAAAATATGTGGAGAGCGATAAACTGAACGAGGCCACCATTTGGCGTGAAAAAACCAATATGCGTTTGGACAACCCTGAAGTGGCCATCAAGAACCTGAAGCGTTTGTTCAAATATGAATCGCTAAAAGATCAGGAATATGCAGATGCGAATGCCGTTTTGGCTCAGTGCTACATCAACCTAAATGCACCGGATACCGCCATTCAAAAATTAAAGATCGCCCAGGCCTACACCAAGAAAAATCCTGAAAAAGGAAGATACCTCTTCATCATTGGACAATTGTTCAACCAATTGGGGCATAAAGACAGTGCTAATTATGCTTTTGATAAAGTCATCGACCTTAATCGAAAATCGCCACGGGTCTACATGATCAATGCCCACTTGCAGAAAATTCGGAATACAGAGATTACCGATGCCAACGAGGAGGAACTATTGGAATATCTGACCGATTTGGAGGAAAATCGGGAAAACCGACCATTTTTGGATAAGATTTATCGTGAAGTGGCGCAGTTCCATCTAGCCAACGAGGAAGATAGTTTGGCCTTGGCCTATTATAACAAATCGCTCAGAGCAACCCAGAACGAACGGAAACTGAATGCCCTGAATTATCAAAGCTTGGCCGATTATTATTTTGATGAGGATGAATACAAAACGGCAGGGGCCTATTATGACAGCACCTTGACCAATCTTGCCGAAAACACCAGAAAACACCGGGACATAAAAAAGAAATTGGACAATCTGGAAGATGTCATCAAATATGAGGACATTGTCCAGTACACCGATAGCGTCATTACCGTTTACCAGATGCCCGAAGCGGAACGAAAGGCCTATTTTGAGGATTACATTGCAGAATTAAAGCGCAAGGCCGAGGAAGAGGAAGCCAAAAAACAGCAGCAAGCAGCGGCTGGTTTTGCCACATTTGCCAACAGTAAGGGAGGCAAAGAAAATCAGGGCAAGTTTTATTTCTATAACATCACCAGTTTGGGATATGGTAAAAATGACTTTAGAACCCGATGGGGCGACCGTACCTTGGAAGATGATTGGCGATGGAGCAACAAATCCAGGACATTGGTGTCAGAGGCAACTGGTGACCAAGTGGCGGGAAATGACCCATCGACTCAAAACCTCACCGAAGACCAAAAATATTCGGTGGAGTACTATTTGGGTCAAATCCCTACGGATGCATCCGTGATTGATAGTCTATGGACGGAGCGGAACTTTGCCAACTATCAATTGGGATTGATCTATAAAGAAAAATTTAAGGACAACCTTTTGGCAGCTGCCAAATTGGAAAGGGTTTTGGCTTCCAATCCTGAGGAGCGTTTGATTCTTCCCTCAAAATATAATCTGTACAAGATTTATGAGGAAAGTGGTAGTCCTTTGGCGCAGAACATGAAACAGGATATCATCAACAACCATCCAGATACCCGTTACGCGGAAATTCTTTTAAATCCACAAGCAGTTTTGGCAGGAAATACCGATAGCCCTGATGCACGATATGCGGCATTGTTCAAATTATACGAACAGCAGGAGTACCTTAGGGTCATTACGTTTTCTGAGGAATATATCAACAAATTTACCGGTGACCCCATTGTGCCCAAGTTTGAAATGCTGAAAGCCAATGCCATTGGTCGCCTACAAGGGTTTGAACAGTTTAAGGAAGCTTTGAACTACGTGGCCCTTACTTATCCCAACAATCCCGAAGGGAAAAAAGCGGAGCAAATTGTAGAAGAGCAATTGCCCAAGTTGGAAAACAAGGATTTCTCACCAGAAACGGGTTCTACAGGAACCTCGAACTGGAAGGTGGTCTTCCCATTTAAAATAAGGGACGACGAAAAAGCGTTAATCTTAAAGAAGCGATTGGAAGACGCCATTAAAGAGCTTAACTATAAAAATGTTGTTTCCAAGGACATCTATAATTTGGAAGATGAATTTGTGGTGGTGCATGGATTTCGATCTAAGGATTTTGCCTTGGGCTTTGCAGAGCTTATTAAAAACAATAGGGACTACCGTATTAAAGATGAGAATTTTGTAGTTTTATCGGAGAACTATAAAATTGTTCAAGTCCACAAGAATTTAGAATCATACAAAGAACATATTTTAACCCCAAAACCCTAGAACACAATGTTTTCTGACAACAAAAAACCCAGACCTATGAATGAACTTGGCGGACAACCCAACAGAATTGAAAAGAACACGAAGATAAAAGGAGACATTACTTCCGAGGCCGATTTTAGAATCGACGGCAAACTGGAAGGCAATGTAAAAACATCTGGTAAAGTGGTCATTGGAAAAGATGGCTACATCAACGGAAAGGTGGAATGTGTAAATGCCGATATCGAAGGAAAATTTAATGGAGAGCTCAACGTAAAGGACTTGCTTTCCTTGAAAGCCTCTGCCATTATTGAAGGCACGGTAACTGTGGCCAAATTGGCGGTAGAGCCGGGAGCTACCTTTAATGCGGCCTGTACCATGGGCAAGGGCGCAACCCCAACCACTTCGTCGTCTTCACCGGCGCCAAAATTGGAGTCTACCAAAAGCAATGAGCCAGCAAAAGCCTCCTAAAAAAAAGAACACCTTCAGAAATGCGGCGATCCTAACAGGCATAGGCTTTGAAATGGGGGCCATTATTTATTTGTCCGTCCAAGGCGGAAAATGGTTGGACGCCGAATATCAAAACGAAAAGAATATTTTTACGGTAATTGCCACTTTATTGGGAGTGGCAATTTCTATTTGGCTAGTTTTGCAACAGTTAAAACGTATTAAATATTGATGTTAAAACGCAACCTGTTCGCCCAGTTTCTTCTCCTTCTTCTGCTGTTGTTGATTCTTGCTTTTGCAGGGCATTTGTTTGTCTTGTCCAGGAAGGGACTTCCACTTTATGGTAATTTAATTGTGCGCTCCTATGTGATCAATGCCATTTTGGCCGTGATCATTTTTGGATTGCTATTCCGTTTTAGGGAACGCTTGAAGAACCAAATTGGGTTTTTGTTCATGGCCGGAAGTTTGGTGAAGTTTGTGTTTTTCTTCATCTTTTTCTACCCCACTTACATTAGTGATGGGGACATGTCTGGCCAAGAATTCGCTGCTTTTTTTGTCCCGTACGCCATCGCCCTTTTTTTGGAGACTTTTTATGCCTCCAGAATGCTTAAAATTTTGGAGGAATCCTCTGAAGATTAGGCGACTCAAAATCCTCAAAAATAAAAGTTTGAAAGCTTTTTTCTTTTTAGAAGAATGGCTTACATTTGCACCGATTTTGAGAGACCGATATTTTGAGCGAAATGCGAAAGACTTTTTTTACGAGATTAATTCTTGTCGGAACACTATTGTTGGCCCAGTTCAGTTTTGCCAAAGAACAGGAACACGAAACTGAAGAACACGGCAAGGACCTAAAGACTGAAATTAAGGAGTACATTTCCCATCACCTTAAGGATTCTCACGACTTTTCCTTATTCTCCTACACAGCGGAAAACGGTGAGCACAAA
Encoded here:
- a CDS encoding DUF6168 family protein, whose product is MLKRNLFAQFLLLLLLLLILAFAGHLFVLSRKGLPLYGNLIVRSYVINAILAVIIFGLLFRFRERLKNQIGFLFMAGSLVKFVFFFIFFYPTYISDGDMSGQEFAAFFVPYAIALFLETFYASRMLKILEESSED
- a CDS encoding polymer-forming cytoskeletal protein — translated: MFSDNKKPRPMNELGGQPNRIEKNTKIKGDITSEADFRIDGKLEGNVKTSGKVVIGKDGYINGKVECVNADIEGKFNGELNVKDLLSLKASAIIEGTVTVAKLAVEPGATFNAACTMGKGATPTTSSSSPAPKLESTKSNEPAKAS
- a CDS encoding AtpZ/AtpI family protein, which produces MSQQKPPKKKNTFRNAAILTGIGFEMGAIIYLSVQGGKWLDAEYQNEKNIFTVIATLLGVAISIWLVLQQLKRIKY